One bacterium genomic window, CACCACCGCTTAAGCTGTAGGTAAAACGATCGTCTCCCAAAAAACCTTTGCCTGGCACATAAGAGAAACTTCCGTCCGGCATGAACGCCAACGCACCATGCGATGGGCCGCTCTCCAGATGAACGGTTACGGTTGGGTGGCCAATGACGCTGTCATTTGTTGACGGACGTTCTGCTTTGCCGGCG contains:
- a CDS encoding Ig-like domain-containing protein, coding for AGKAERPSTNDSVIGHPTVTVHLESGPSHGALAFMPDGSFSYVPGKGFLGDDRFTYSLSGGGVTSNIATVYDSRIR